The Mesorhizobium sp. AR02 genomic interval GTTCTCGATCGTCCAGTGGGCGCGAACCGTCTCAGCCAGATGCTTGGGCGTCAGCACCTTGGAAAGCGCGACGTATCGGACCGAGGCAGCCGTCTTGCCGTCGGTGGTGCGCAGAGCCTCGATACGGCCGATGGCCTTGAGGCCGGGGAACACGGGCAGGTCCTTGAGTTTGGCAAGCGGCAGCACGCTGGCTCGTCGCACTTCCGTGCGACCATGAGCCGTATCGCGCGTTTCGAAACTGGCGATCTCGCCCGCCACGGCGAAGCTTTTCTCAGCTGCGGCAAACAGACGGCCCCGGAGGCCAGCGCCCGCGTTGCTGCAATCGCCAGCCTGGTCTCGGCATCCCAGGCATTGACCATCAGCGGTGGCATGAAGGCACGGCCCTTCTCATAACCGCGCCTGAGCGCCTTGCCGTCGATGGCCACCACGCCACGCGGCGAGCCAAGTCCAAGCTCACGCCGCAATGCCACCATGAAGGCGCTCAGTGCATCCGACAGCGCCTGCGGATCAAGAAGCCGAAACACCCGGCTGAAGGTGTCGTGGCTCGGACACCCATGCTTCAGCTCGACGATCGCTTTCAGTTCGTCTTCCCGGCCCTCCACGAATTCAGCAATGTCCACACAGCTTTTGGCCCCACACAGCGTCGCTGCAAGTGCCACAAACAGAAGTTCAGCAAGATTATGCCGCGCGTTGATGTCGCGCGGATCGCGAACTTCTTGCAGGATCGACAAAACCAGCCGCACTCGGACCTCCTCTGCAACGAGAAAGCCTCTCAAGAATCCCTCTTGTCCTGCTTGGCAAGAGCCAATCAACTTATCTGCGATTCCCCTGCCCACAAGGGGGAGGTAGGGAGCCCGCCCTTTTTGCCGCATCTCCATTTCGCACTTACAGAAGAGCACTGTCCGCTGGAGGGCAGGGCGCTTCCTCACCCTCCCCCTTGTGGGGAGGGTCGCTGCGTAGCAGCGGGGTGGGGGGCAGCGCGGCGGTGCAAGGCTTGGGTTCCCCACAGCGCGGGAAGAGGTGGCTCGGGCGAAGCCCGAGACGGAGAGGGGGCCTTGTCCAGATGTCGCAGCAGGACAATGTGCAGCAAGCGCGGCTGTTGACGGAAACTTGCTGGCGCCCGATAGGTCCGCACCAGGCACGCCACCCGAGAATACCGATGACTTCAGACACCAAACTTCGCGACCCCTTCGACGAGGCCCCCGACACCGCCTGGCAGGACGATGTCCGCCAGGGCGTGCGCCATGTGCGCGACCTCGACCGCCTGCCGCTGTCGCCAGCCGAGCGCGCCGCCGCGCAGGAGGCCGCCGTGCTCCACAAGGTGCGCGCGCCAAAAGCCTATCTCGACCTGATCGACTGGAACGACCCCGCCGATCCGATCCGGGCGCAGGTCATCCCGTCACTGGGCGAATTGGTGGAGACGGAGGGCGAGCTTGGCGATCCGATCGCCGACCACGACTTCAGCCCAGTGCCGCGATTGACGCATCGCCATGCCGACCGGGTGCTGTTGTTTCCGACCTATCAATGCGCGGTCTATTGCCGGTTCTGCTTCCGCAAGGAGTCGCTGACCTCGATCGGTCGCGGCTATACGCGCGAGGCGCTGGAGCCGGCGCTGGCCTATATCG includes:
- a CDS encoding ISAs1 family transposase — translated: MAGEIASFETRDTAHGRTEVRRASVLPLAKLKDLPVFPGLKAIGRIEALRTTDGKTAASVRYVALSKVLTPKHLAETVRAHWTIENQLHWSLDVVFREDDARTRKDNAPQNLAVIRRLAQNILAAHPLDKPIASKMRRANWSKDFFYDLFTHMR